The Bdellovibrio sp. ZAP7 DNA segment AAGGCTGGATGACTCCAGCCTTTTTTTGTTCTGATCTCAGCGGCCTCATCTCCAGGTTTGAAATGAGGTGGCGTTTTCTATCTATTTACAGCTTTTTGAATCACCATGATCACCAAAATCAGAAAGTGTGTGCTGAATGCCGTCTTTATCAACAGCAAGGATTATTCCTATTCCGCTGTCTAATACGTAGATCGTGGCAGCAGTAAGGCGTACCTCTGGAAACCAATCCGCCTCACGAAGGTCTTTACGGCTTGCCTCATGAACTGATGCTATTTTAAATGAATCCTTACCCTCTGCGGTTTTAACAATCAAAGTTTTACCTTTAACACTAAATTCAACAGGGGTAGCTTCTAGGTTACAGACTTTTGCATACTTCACCGAAGCAGACGCCGCACTAGCAATCAATAGGTTGGCCATCAATAGTAAGGCAAATTTTTTGTTCACGTTAATACTCCATCTCTAAGGTCGATTGTTTAAATTTTGAATACGCTGTCCGGAACCTTATATCATGCTGCGCCCAAACGAACTCACGAACAAATCTGAACAAAATTTAACAAGTAATTTTTATCTGTCGAGCCTCTAGACACCCCCATCAGAAGGTAGGAAATACCATTCATTTCATAGCTCCGTGCACGTTTAGTTATTGCGGCTTCCACTCCCGCTTTATCAGGTGTGATTGTAAGTGCAGCTGATGTTTCTGTCTGCGAAATCAAAAAAAGAAGAACACAAGAAATAGCTCTGACTTAGATTTAAAACTAAAAAGGCTGGATCTTCTTCAACCCTTTTTTTGTTATGTGCTACTGGGGATCTCTGCCCATAATAACGTGGGGATATGTCTTACCGCTGACATTGATATGAACCTCAGAAACATGAAGAATCTGACTGAATCCTAATTTAGAAAAGCTCTTATAGATTGGGGTCAGCTTAAGACGTTCTTCATATGAGAGTTCTTTATGAGAATCGAAAGCTTCTTTGTTCACCATATCTAGTTCAAAAATAACTCTACCAATATTGGGTGATTTTTCGATGCACATTTTCAACAGTGCACTACTAATCCCCATGTTACGATAGTCTACCGGAACTTTGATGAGGTCGATAGCGATAGCATCACTATTGGGAATATCACGATAGTACAAAAATGCACCACTCGGCTGGGCCTTGATACTGTTGAACTCATACTTCCCGTCTTTACGGGACGAGAGTAGTTTACCTCTCAGATCAGAATCAGAAATAGCTTTATCCAAGGCATCCGCAATTGTGTTCGGCGTTCCGGTAACTTTCTCAATGATGTATTCTTGATTCTGTAGTGCGAAGACGTGGGAACACTGTCCTGCCGCAAATAGGTTCGCCGTCCAAAATGTAGACAGAAGTGAGGCGATGATAAGCAAGCTATTGATTTTAACTTTCATGCAATTACTGGTAGCAATTGCAATACCATATTAAAAACAACCGACCTAACAATAGGGTACTCTGGGGAACGCTTATTTCTTTATCTTCAACATGTAATCAAATGCCGTCGCATAAAGCTTGATTTGCTTTAACATCGAATGCAGACCGTTCGCGCGGCTTGGGGAAAGATTTCCCTCAAAGCCCAGAGCTCGTAAAAACTCCGGTGGCGTCATCAAAACTTCATTGGGTGTGGATCCTGAATAGACCTTCAAAAGCAGTGCTACAAGACCTTTAACGATCAAAGCGTCGCTATCACCCACCAACAACATCTTGCCATCATCAGTAACCGAAGCATGCAACCAGACTTGAGATTGGCAACCCTTGACGATGTTTTGTTCGGTCTTCAAAGCTTCCGGCATTTCCGGCAGGGATTTACCCATCTCGATGATTTTCTTATAGCGATCTTCCCAATCCGTGAAAGCGGAAAAATCAGCGATAACTTGTGCCTGGCGTTCCTGGATAGTCGACATTATTCAATCACTTTCAATTCTGGGATGATTTCAAACAGGGTTTCTTCTAAAGATTGCCCCTGCTCCCCTAACATTTCGTGGAAAGCTTTTTTATCCAAGTTCGACACGATCTCAAAGCATTTTTTGTAAAAACCCTCGATATCGTCATGATATCCATTCCAAAGTTCTTTGAATTTCACTTCTGGCATGCTCCAGGATTTTTTCTCAGCCGCCGTCCCGTCCGTACGATTGTGATAATCCAACAGCGTCATAGTCTGGCGAGGAGAGAAATCCATCATCACCAAGGCTTCTTCCAACAAAGCAAGCTCCACATACCAAAGGTAGTTATTCAGATGCTCCCAGAAATCGATACCACGGTCACCGTAAGAACTTTTACAGAAGAACGTCGTGCAAACCACACCGCGATTTCTCCACACGTTGCAGTTGGATTTTTCTTTGTTGTAGTAAGGGCATAACCAGTCTTCACGTTGACCGAAGTCACCTTCTTCACGATTATTAAAAGCGACTTGGTATTTTACCGGAGCGACCATC contains these protein-coding regions:
- a CDS encoding SufE family protein, whose translation is MSTIQERQAQVIADFSAFTDWEDRYKKIIEMGKSLPEMPEALKTEQNIVKGCQSQVWLHASVTDDGKMLLVGDSDALIVKGLVALLLKVYSGSTPNEVLMTPPEFLRALGFEGNLSPSRANGLHSMLKQIKLYATAFDYMLKIKK